Proteins from one Catenuloplanes atrovinosus genomic window:
- a CDS encoding alpha-ketoacid dehydrogenase subunit beta yields MAAEVLTLGKALNAGLRRSLERDAKVVIMGEDVGKLGGVFRITDGLQKDFGEDRVIDTPLAESGIIGTAIGLALRGYRPVCEIQFDGFVYPAYDQIVSQVAKMHYRSRGMVRLPIVIRIPFGGGIGAVEHHSESPEAYFAHTPGLKVVTCSNPSDGYTMIQQAIASDDPIVFLEPKRRYWEKGEVDTEAEAYPLHAARVARPGTDATVVAYGPMVRTALDAATAAAEDGRQLEVIDLRSLSPLDLGPVYESVRRTGRCVVVHEAPSNVGLGAEVAARVTEECFYSLESPVLRVTGFDTPYPAARVEEEYLPDLDRVLDAVDRTYGW; encoded by the coding sequence GAGGACGTCGGCAAGCTCGGCGGCGTCTTCCGGATCACGGACGGGCTGCAGAAGGACTTCGGCGAGGACCGTGTGATCGACACGCCGCTGGCCGAGTCCGGGATCATCGGCACCGCGATCGGCCTGGCGCTGCGCGGCTACCGCCCGGTTTGCGAGATCCAGTTCGACGGCTTCGTCTACCCGGCGTACGACCAGATAGTCAGCCAGGTGGCGAAGATGCACTACCGCTCGCGCGGCATGGTGCGGCTGCCGATCGTGATCCGCATCCCGTTCGGCGGCGGCATCGGCGCGGTCGAGCACCACTCCGAGTCGCCCGAGGCGTACTTCGCGCACACCCCCGGCCTCAAGGTCGTCACCTGCTCCAACCCGTCCGACGGCTACACGATGATCCAGCAGGCGATCGCGTCCGACGACCCGATCGTGTTCCTGGAGCCGAAGCGCCGCTACTGGGAGAAGGGCGAGGTGGACACGGAGGCGGAGGCCTATCCGCTGCACGCCGCCCGGGTCGCCCGGCCCGGCACGGACGCGACCGTGGTGGCGTACGGCCCGATGGTCCGCACCGCGCTCGACGCCGCCACCGCGGCCGCGGAGGACGGGCGGCAGCTCGAGGTGATCGACCTGCGCAGCCTGTCGCCGCTGGACCTCGGCCCGGTCTACGAGTCGGTCCGCCGCACCGGCCGGTGCGTGGTGGTGCACGAGGCGCCGTCCAACGTGGGTCTCGGCGCGGAGGTCGCGGCCCGGGTCACCGAGGAGTGCTTCTACTCGCTGGAGTCGCCGGTGCTGCGGGTCACGGGCTTCGACACCCCGTACCCAGCGGCCCGCGTCGAGGAGGAGTATCTGCCCGACCTGGACCGGGTGCTCGACGCCGTCGACCGCACCTACGGCTGGTGA